From one Lotus japonicus ecotype B-129 chromosome 3, LjGifu_v1.2 genomic stretch:
- the LOC130748656 gene encoding uncharacterized protein LOC130748656 isoform X2, whose translation MMKGRVRYKGPWLLSCKDCKIMSSTEAVAGSAAWLGKGLSCVCVQRRDSDASSSFDLTLAQEESLQRLQKRIDVPYDSSIVQHQDALRALWNAAFPEEELHGLISEQWKEMGWQGKDPSTDFRGGGFISLENFLFFSRNFPKSFQDLLWKQEGDRSVWEYPFAVAGVNITFMLIQMLDLESVKPHTLVGATFVKLLAENESAFDLLYCIAFKLMDHQWLSMRASYMDFNTVMKSTRRQLEKELLLEDITQLEDLPSYKLLSR comes from the exons ATGATGAAAGGTAGGGTGAGGTACAAAGGTCCATGGTTACTTAGCTGCAAGGATTGCAAAATCATGTCTTCAA CTGAGGCTGTGGCAGGATCAGCAGCATGGCTTGGTAAAGGTCTGTCTTGTGTCTGTGTACAGCGAAGAGATAGCGATGCTTCTAGCTCTTTCGATTTAACTCTAGCCCAG GAGGAAAGCTTGCAGAGGCTACAGAAACGTATAGATGTTCCATATGATAGTTCTATAGTTCAGCACCAG GATGCACTTAGGGCTTTATGGAATGCTGCATTTCCTGAAGAAGAACTCCATGGCTTGATATCTGAGCAGTGGAAGGAAATGGGCTGGCAAGGCAAGGATCCGTCAACCGATTTCAG GGGTGGTGGTTTTATATCATTGGAGAACTTTCTGTTCTTTTCTAGGAATTTCCCG aaATCCTTCCAGGATCTTTTATGGAAGCAAGAAGGAGATCGATCAGTGTGGGAATACCCGTTTGCTGTAGCTGGTGTTAACATCACATTCATGCTGATACAGATGCTTGATCTAGAATCAG TAAAGCCACACACACTGGTAGGAGCAACTTTCGTAAAACTTCTTGCAG AAAATGAATCAGCTTTTGATCTGCTCTATTGCATAGCTTTCAAGCTGATGGATCATCAATGGCTTTCTATGCGTGCCTCATACATGGATTTTAAT ACAGTGATGAAATCTACACGACGTCAGCTGGAGAAAGAGCTACTCCTTGAAGACATAACACAGCTTGAAGATCTACCCTCATACAAACTACTTTCACGATAG
- the LOC130748656 gene encoding uncharacterized protein LOC130748656 isoform X4, with amino-acid sequence MDDRGGSFVAVRRVPHGETCHSNSNSAEAVAGSAAWLGKGLSCVCVQRRDSDASSSFDLTLAQEESLQRLQKRIDVPYDSSIVQHQDALRALWNAAFPEEELHGLISEQWKEMGWQGKDPSTDFRGGGFISLENFLFFSRNFPKSFQDLLWKQEGDRSVWEYPFAVAGVNITFMLIQMLDLESVKPHTLVGATFVKLLAENESAFDLLYCIAFKLMDHQWLSMRASYMDFN; translated from the exons ATGGATGATAGAGGTGGCTCATTCGTCGCTGTTCGGAGAGTTCCTCATGGAGAAACTTGCCATTCCAATTCCAATTCTG CTGAGGCTGTGGCAGGATCAGCAGCATGGCTTGGTAAAGGTCTGTCTTGTGTCTGTGTACAGCGAAGAGATAGCGATGCTTCTAGCTCTTTCGATTTAACTCTAGCCCAG GAGGAAAGCTTGCAGAGGCTACAGAAACGTATAGATGTTCCATATGATAGTTCTATAGTTCAGCACCAG GATGCACTTAGGGCTTTATGGAATGCTGCATTTCCTGAAGAAGAACTCCATGGCTTGATATCTGAGCAGTGGAAGGAAATGGGCTGGCAAGGCAAGGATCCGTCAACCGATTTCAG GGGTGGTGGTTTTATATCATTGGAGAACTTTCTGTTCTTTTCTAGGAATTTCCCG aaATCCTTCCAGGATCTTTTATGGAAGCAAGAAGGAGATCGATCAGTGTGGGAATACCCGTTTGCTGTAGCTGGTGTTAACATCACATTCATGCTGATACAGATGCTTGATCTAGAATCAG TAAAGCCACACACACTGGTAGGAGCAACTTTCGTAAAACTTCTTGCAG AAAATGAATCAGCTTTTGATCTGCTCTATTGCATAGCTTTCAAGCTGATGGATCATCAATGGCTTTCTATGCGTGCCTCATACATGGATTTTAAT TGA
- the LOC130748656 gene encoding uncharacterized protein LOC130748656 isoform X1, protein MDDRGGSFVAVRRVPHGETCHSNSNSAEAVAGSAAWLGKGLSCVCVQRRDSDASSSFDLTLAQEESLQRLQKRIDVPYDSSIVQHQDALRALWNAAFPEEELHGLISEQWKEMGWQGKDPSTDFRGGGFISLENFLFFSRNFPKSFQDLLWKQEGDRSVWEYPFAVAGVNITFMLIQMLDLESVKPHTLVGATFVKLLAENESAFDLLYCIAFKLMDHQWLSMRASYMDFNTVMKSTRRQLEKELLLEDITQLEDLPSYKLLSR, encoded by the exons ATGGATGATAGAGGTGGCTCATTCGTCGCTGTTCGGAGAGTTCCTCATGGAGAAACTTGCCATTCCAATTCCAATTCTG CTGAGGCTGTGGCAGGATCAGCAGCATGGCTTGGTAAAGGTCTGTCTTGTGTCTGTGTACAGCGAAGAGATAGCGATGCTTCTAGCTCTTTCGATTTAACTCTAGCCCAG GAGGAAAGCTTGCAGAGGCTACAGAAACGTATAGATGTTCCATATGATAGTTCTATAGTTCAGCACCAG GATGCACTTAGGGCTTTATGGAATGCTGCATTTCCTGAAGAAGAACTCCATGGCTTGATATCTGAGCAGTGGAAGGAAATGGGCTGGCAAGGCAAGGATCCGTCAACCGATTTCAG GGGTGGTGGTTTTATATCATTGGAGAACTTTCTGTTCTTTTCTAGGAATTTCCCG aaATCCTTCCAGGATCTTTTATGGAAGCAAGAAGGAGATCGATCAGTGTGGGAATACCCGTTTGCTGTAGCTGGTGTTAACATCACATTCATGCTGATACAGATGCTTGATCTAGAATCAG TAAAGCCACACACACTGGTAGGAGCAACTTTCGTAAAACTTCTTGCAG AAAATGAATCAGCTTTTGATCTGCTCTATTGCATAGCTTTCAAGCTGATGGATCATCAATGGCTTTCTATGCGTGCCTCATACATGGATTTTAAT ACAGTGATGAAATCTACACGACGTCAGCTGGAGAAAGAGCTACTCCTTGAAGACATAACACAGCTTGAAGATCTACCCTCATACAAACTACTTTCACGATAG
- the LOC130748656 gene encoding uncharacterized protein LOC130748656 isoform X3: MFAEIHTCISEAVAGSAAWLGKGLSCVCVQRRDSDASSSFDLTLAQEESLQRLQKRIDVPYDSSIVQHQDALRALWNAAFPEEELHGLISEQWKEMGWQGKDPSTDFRGGGFISLENFLFFSRNFPKSFQDLLWKQEGDRSVWEYPFAVAGVNITFMLIQMLDLESVKPHTLVGATFVKLLAENESAFDLLYCIAFKLMDHQWLSMRASYMDFNTVMKSTRRQLEKELLLEDITQLEDLPSYKLLSR, translated from the exons ATGTTTGCTGAAATTCACACTTGTATTT CTGAGGCTGTGGCAGGATCAGCAGCATGGCTTGGTAAAGGTCTGTCTTGTGTCTGTGTACAGCGAAGAGATAGCGATGCTTCTAGCTCTTTCGATTTAACTCTAGCCCAG GAGGAAAGCTTGCAGAGGCTACAGAAACGTATAGATGTTCCATATGATAGTTCTATAGTTCAGCACCAG GATGCACTTAGGGCTTTATGGAATGCTGCATTTCCTGAAGAAGAACTCCATGGCTTGATATCTGAGCAGTGGAAGGAAATGGGCTGGCAAGGCAAGGATCCGTCAACCGATTTCAG GGGTGGTGGTTTTATATCATTGGAGAACTTTCTGTTCTTTTCTAGGAATTTCCCG aaATCCTTCCAGGATCTTTTATGGAAGCAAGAAGGAGATCGATCAGTGTGGGAATACCCGTTTGCTGTAGCTGGTGTTAACATCACATTCATGCTGATACAGATGCTTGATCTAGAATCAG TAAAGCCACACACACTGGTAGGAGCAACTTTCGTAAAACTTCTTGCAG AAAATGAATCAGCTTTTGATCTGCTCTATTGCATAGCTTTCAAGCTGATGGATCATCAATGGCTTTCTATGCGTGCCTCATACATGGATTTTAAT ACAGTGATGAAATCTACACGACGTCAGCTGGAGAAAGAGCTACTCCTTGAAGACATAACACAGCTTGAAGATCTACCCTCATACAAACTACTTTCACGATAG